A part of bacterium genomic DNA contains:
- a CDS encoding AbrB/MazE/SpoVT family DNA-binding domain-containing protein — MKKNPEKNFTVVEVDPITGDYFVKIPEWMMTELGWYEDTEVKVILEGNEIVITERKYE; from the coding sequence ATGAAAAAAAATCCGGAAAAAAATTTCACAGTCGTAGAGGTTGACCCAATTACTGGAGATTATTTTGTCAAAATTCCTGAGTGGATGATGACAGAACTTGGATGGTATGAAGACACAGAAGTAAAGGTTATTCTGGAAGGAAATGAAATTGTCATTACAGAGAGAAAATATGAGTAA